In the genome of Nitrospira japonica, one region contains:
- the hxsC gene encoding His-Xaa-Ser system radical SAM maturase HxsC, with the protein MLKLHGRLPIIQTAANPPYLITVTTDDRVSPEARQTRALLMRQGMNPEGFKAILTDQPYPVTQAQQSDVFQIGEEYAYLNDGDILRLDPASGAIRCLYRRASPNNTILLTEQCDHYCLMCSQPPKQIDDSWLLKEARDLVAMIPPETECLGFSGGEPTLYGQGFIDLLRHTKTSLPKTAIDVLSNGRAFKDMDFAKAYAEVQHPELMVGIPIYSDDAVRHDYVVQSRGAFDETIQGILNLKSLQQRVEIRIVIHRQTVDRLVQTCRFIARNLLFIDHVALMGLEITGFTRPNLDLLWIDPFEYKDVLSEAVTLLNSYGVPTSVYNHQLCTVNPDVTENYRKSISDWKNEYLEECVKCAKRRECGGLFSSSKLYKHSAYITAFPPDSVLPASKPPVNYPR; encoded by the coding sequence ATGCTCAAACTCCACGGGCGACTGCCAATCATACAAACCGCCGCCAATCCTCCGTACTTAATCACGGTGACCACTGATGACCGCGTTTCCCCTGAGGCGAGACAAACAAGAGCATTGCTGATGCGACAGGGGATGAATCCTGAAGGCTTCAAAGCGATCCTGACGGATCAGCCTTACCCCGTTACACAGGCGCAGCAAAGTGATGTCTTTCAGATCGGTGAGGAATACGCGTACCTCAATGACGGCGATATTCTCCGCCTCGATCCCGCCTCAGGAGCAATCCGCTGCTTGTACCGTAGAGCCTCTCCGAACAATACGATTCTGCTGACCGAGCAGTGTGACCATTATTGCCTCATGTGTTCACAGCCCCCGAAGCAAATTGATGACTCGTGGTTACTGAAAGAAGCAAGAGACCTGGTTGCAATGATCCCACCAGAGACCGAATGCTTGGGCTTTTCAGGAGGAGAACCGACACTCTATGGCCAAGGCTTCATTGACCTACTTCGGCATACCAAAACTTCTCTGCCAAAGACGGCCATCGACGTGCTATCAAATGGGCGAGCGTTTAAAGATATGGATTTTGCCAAGGCCTATGCTGAGGTTCAGCATCCTGAGCTAATGGTCGGCATTCCCATCTACTCGGATGATGCCGTCAGGCATGACTACGTCGTACAGAGTCGTGGGGCATTTGATGAAACCATTCAAGGCATACTCAATCTCAAATCTCTCCAGCAGCGCGTGGAAATTCGAATTGTCATTCATCGACAGACTGTGGATCGACTCGTTCAAACCTGCCGCTTTATTGCACGCAACCTCCTATTCATTGACCACGTGGCGTTAATGGGACTGGAAATTACTGGTTTTACCCGCCCGAATTTGGATCTCCTCTGGATCGATCCTTTTGAGTACAAGGATGTCCTCAGTGAAGCGGTGACTTTGCTCAATTCCTATGGGGTTCCAACCTCGGTCTACAATCATCAACTCTGTACGGTAAATCCGGATGTTACTGAGAATTACCGCAAATCCATTAGTGATTGGAAGAACGAATATCTGGAGGAATGTGTTAAGTGTGCAAAACGACGGGAATGTGGCGGGTTATTCAGTTCATCAAAACTGTATAAACACAGTGCATACATTACGGCCTTTCCTCCTGATTCAGTTCTGCCGGCCAGCAAACCCCCTGTGAATTATCCCCGCTAA
- the hxsB gene encoding His-Xaa-Ser system radical SAM maturase HxsB, whose amino-acid sequence MSHFQGIEHYQPSTSSYRLLPFRFSHLQNEQYVLTNLAGEYWTTERSTLLNLLAHRLQQTDPAYCELRARHFLMDASTAIAPQLLSIKLRTRNHRLAEFTGLHLFVVTLRCEHSCPYCQVSRRSQDTLRYDMGPDAGRAALALALRSPSTHIKIEFQGGEPLLNFPLIQTLVLEAKERNRVLKKELAFVIATNLALITEEMLTFCRDHSILISTSLDGPRDLHNQNRPRPGGDSYERTIRGITLARESLGHDQVSALMTTTEASLSHAIAIIDEYVAQGFKGIFLRPLSPYGFAIKTRSYQAYNTDRWLTFFKEGLEHIIELNRRGHDFSEYYASTILKKMLTSDDPGYVDLMSPAGIGIGAVVYNYDGHVYASDESRMLAEMGKEEFKLGHVLTDTYKDIFTSSKLLDSLEDSFAYSNPMCHDCAFEPYCGADPVYHYAVHGDYVGRKPESEFCKRNMEIFRYLILKMEKDSFVNQLFTKWANR is encoded by the coding sequence ATGAGTCATTTCCAGGGCATTGAACACTATCAGCCGTCCACATCGAGCTATCGTCTCCTCCCTTTTCGATTCAGCCATCTACAGAACGAGCAATACGTCCTCACAAATCTCGCGGGGGAGTATTGGACGACAGAACGATCGACCCTGCTAAATCTGCTCGCCCATCGTCTTCAGCAAACTGACCCAGCATATTGCGAGTTGCGAGCCAGGCATTTCCTCATGGATGCGAGCACCGCCATTGCGCCTCAACTCTTGAGCATCAAGCTTCGTACTCGCAATCATCGACTGGCAGAATTTACAGGCCTTCATCTGTTTGTGGTTACCCTGAGATGTGAACACTCCTGTCCGTACTGCCAAGTTTCCCGACGTTCGCAGGATACCTTACGTTACGACATGGGGCCTGACGCGGGACGTGCCGCGCTTGCACTAGCCCTTCGTTCACCATCCACGCATATTAAGATCGAATTTCAAGGAGGCGAACCTCTCCTCAATTTTCCCCTTATTCAAACGCTCGTATTGGAAGCCAAAGAACGCAATCGAGTACTCAAGAAAGAGTTGGCGTTTGTGATTGCGACCAACCTCGCTTTGATTACCGAGGAAATGCTCACGTTCTGTCGTGATCACTCCATCCTGATTTCGACATCGCTTGACGGGCCGCGAGATCTTCACAACCAGAATCGACCACGTCCTGGAGGGGATAGCTACGAACGGACGATTCGGGGCATTACCCTTGCCAGGGAATCTCTCGGCCATGATCAGGTGTCTGCCTTGATGACGACCACTGAGGCAAGCCTTTCGCATGCTATCGCGATCATCGATGAGTACGTCGCTCAAGGTTTCAAGGGGATTTTTCTTCGCCCGCTCTCCCCATATGGCTTTGCCATTAAGACGCGTTCCTATCAGGCGTACAACACCGATCGCTGGCTGACATTTTTCAAGGAAGGGCTCGAACACATCATTGAGTTGAATCGGCGCGGGCATGACTTCTCCGAGTACTACGCCTCAACCATTCTCAAGAAGATGCTCACTAGTGACGATCCCGGCTATGTGGATCTGATGAGCCCGGCTGGGATTGGCATTGGTGCGGTGGTGTACAACTACGACGGGCATGTGTATGCATCTGACGAGAGCCGGATGCTCGCGGAAATGGGCAAGGAAGAATTTAAACTTGGTCACGTGTTGACCGATACGTACAAAGATATTTTCACCTCTTCCAAGCTACTCGATTCCCTAGAAGACTCCTTCGCCTATAGCAATCCCATGTGCCACGATTGTGCGTTTGAGCCCTACTGCGGAGCCGATCCGGTTTACCACTACGCCGTACACGGAGATTATGTGGGAAGAAAGCCAGAATCCGAGTTCTGCAAGCGGAACATGGAAATCTTTCGGTATCTCATTTTGAAGATGGAGAAGGACTCGTTCGTGAATCAACTGTTTACCAAGTGGGCAAATCGGTAA
- the hxsD gene encoding His-Xaa-Ser system protein HxsD — protein sequence MGHDQPTRTLTFDKNVYSVTAVKQAAYRYLDRFTTDITTEADEIRCSLTFKATVTEENAQRLINEFKNEVLDQDLRERLKAETEGVRNLILAHAFSKTGLIDNESFPGH from the coding sequence ATGGGACACGATCAACCCACAAGGACTCTGACATTCGATAAGAATGTGTACTCGGTAACTGCCGTGAAACAAGCCGCCTACCGATATCTGGATAGATTCACGACCGATATTACTACGGAAGCTGATGAGATCCGGTGCTCGCTCACATTTAAAGCTACGGTAACTGAGGAGAATGCGCAACGACTTATCAATGAATTCAAGAATGAAGTGCTGGATCAGGATCTTCGAGAACGATTGAAGGCCGAAACAGAGGGCGTGAGAAATCTAATCTTAGCGCATGCATTTTCGAAGACCGGGTTAATCGACAATGAGTCATTTCCAGGGCATTGA
- the hxsA2 gene encoding His-Xaa-Ser repeat protein HxsA2 — protein MATRGFLVPIGVAIAAILPAKIHAAIPATEAPKSSDTSTSAALSDKSAALDPVVQEMKYVLGSEAHALLLRQSSAGALYAGHGSHVSHQSHRSHQSHRSGY, from the coding sequence ATGGCAACAAGAGGATTTCTCGTTCCCATTGGAGTTGCTATTGCGGCGATCCTACCGGCCAAGATTCATGCGGCGATCCCAGCGACAGAAGCACCGAAATCCTCTGACACGTCTACCTCAGCGGCACTATCCGACAAATCTGCCGCGCTTGATCCAGTGGTCCAGGAGATGAAATACGTCCTCGGATCTGAAGCGCATGCCTTGCTCCTTCGTCAATCGAGTGCTGGAGCGCTGTATGCGGGTCACGGATCCCACGTGTCCCATCAATCGCACAGATCCCACCAATCGCATCGCTCGGGTTATTAA
- a CDS encoding PilZ domain-containing protein has translation MPFTIRPFLRTPLCCPVTYQVEDFEGFGMVWNVTPMGWRFSGNLPLRVGEVCSLTVLLPTHREIYVAAAIVRWVRGEEFGVETLVMDEESRDDLGLLMNPSNR, from the coding sequence ATGCCCTTCACGATTCGCCCTTTTCTTCGCACCCCACTCTGTTGCCCGGTCACTTATCAGGTCGAAGATTTTGAAGGCTTCGGTATGGTCTGGAATGTCACCCCGATGGGGTGGCGATTCTCTGGAAACTTGCCGCTACGAGTTGGCGAGGTGTGCTCGCTGACGGTACTGCTCCCTACGCATCGGGAAATCTATGTTGCGGCCGCCATTGTCCGGTGGGTGCGGGGCGAGGAGTTCGGGGTGGAGACGCTGGTGATGGATGAGGAATCGCGTGATGATCTAGGCTTGTTAATGAATCCCTCAAATAGGTGA
- a CDS encoding thermonuclease family protein has protein sequence MGPSTVRCDRNRGLSGLDAGALLALSVNPRTLVFLLCGSLLFANTVLADFIGLVVSILDGDTIEVMQGQQALRIRLNEIDCPEKRQAYGTKAKQAASGLVFGKEVTVHTHGMDKYGRTIADVLLPDGTNVNHALVKGGWCWWYRKYAPTDVTLEQLEQSARAANLGLWADPQPIPPWEYRKAVRGKAPAWLDPELEEGMVR, from the coding sequence TTGGGACCTTCTACCGTACGCTGCGACAGAAATCGCGGACTAAGCGGTCTTGATGCTGGTGCTCTTTTGGCTCTATCAGTTAATCCACGCACTCTTGTTTTTCTTCTCTGTGGTTCCCTCCTGTTTGCAAACACCGTTCTTGCCGACTTCATAGGCCTCGTCGTCTCCATCCTCGATGGCGACACCATCGAAGTCATGCAGGGGCAGCAAGCTCTGCGTATTCGACTTAATGAAATCGATTGCCCCGAGAAGAGGCAGGCATATGGAACCAAGGCGAAGCAGGCGGCCTCGGGGCTCGTGTTCGGGAAAGAGGTCACCGTACACACTCATGGCATGGACAAGTACGGCCGCACGATTGCTGACGTGCTGTTGCCAGACGGAACGAACGTGAATCATGCGCTCGTCAAAGGGGGCTGGTGCTGGTGGTATCGAAAATATGCGCCCACGGACGTGACCCTGGAGCAGTTGGAACAGTCTGCACGCGCCGCAAATTTAGGACTTTGGGCCGATCCGCAACCGATACCACCGTGGGAGTATCGGAAGGCTGTGCGCGGAAAGGCGCCGGCCTGGTTGGATCCGGAGCTGGAGGAAGGTATGGTTCGGTGA